The Paucidesulfovibrio gracilis DSM 16080 genome segment AACCCCATTCTTCGGACTTTCAGAGATCAGGCCGCCGAACCAATTTGTTCGTGGCGGCGAAGTGTGCTTCTAGGCGATCCGCCAAGTGGAGTCAAGTGCTTTTTTCACTTTTTTTTCGAAGCGATCCGCCCCGAGACTCCGAAACACGTTCCGCTTGCGGCGGAGGAGCTTTCTAGGCTTTTGCCTTTTCGGAGTCAAGTGCTTTTTGCAACTTTTTTTCAGGGCGTTTGCCCCGAGACTCCAATCCGCTCCCCGCTCATGCGGCGGAGGAGCTTTCTAGGCTTTTGCCTTTTCGGAGTCAAGCGTTAATTTGCTTTTTTATGCGGAGCATATTGCCCCGGACGCCGAATCGCTCCCCGCCTTGTCGCGGAGGTGGATGTTTAGGCTTTCGCCCGAGTGGAGTCAAGCACTTTTTTGCTTTTTTTCAAGGCGCTTGCCTTGCGACTCCGTTCACCTCCGCCGTCAGCGGCGAAGGGGGTATCTATGCAAATACGCACCTGCGGTCAACCCCTTTGGTTCAAAAAAAACACTTTTTTCCTCAACATGCTGAAATCACGTTCTTCAAACCAGCTCTGCCTTGGACAAAACCGTGATCAAACGGCGCAGCATATCCGAATCATAGGCTCCACGCTCTTCCTTGATACGGCACAACGCGTCGAACGCACTCAACCCCGGCCGAACAGGACCGCCGCGCACCAGGTCGTCATAGGCATTGCACAGCCCCAACACCCGCGGATAAAACGGCAGGTCTTCCCCGCGTCCCCCTGAGGGGAACCCGGAACCGTCCTCCCGTTCATGATGAAAAAGGATGCATTGCAGGGTCTCCTGTTCCAGGGAAAGCCGCGAACACACACTAACGCCGACAGAGGGGTGGGTTTTCCAGACGCTGAGCTGCTCCTGATCCAAGTCTTGCGGATCCGCGGTTCGCAGCGCGCCTTCCAGCCGGGTCTTGCCGATGTCATGCAGCACGGCTCCGGCGCAACAGGCATGCAGCAGGCGATCCGGCAGACCGTCGTAGGTTTCCAGCACAGCGGCGTTGAGCACCATGACGGACAACCCGTGCCGATGCGCGTCAAACCCGGCCCGCAAAAACCGCCCCAACTCGCGCAGGGTGTCCGGATCGGAAAAGAACTTGAGCGTGTTGCGCAACAGGGTCCGTACCCTGGCGAACCGCATAATCAACTGCTCGTCCGGCGCATCCTCCGCCAGCATCTCCCGGATCATGGTCTCGGACGCTCCGCACCAGGCTTCAGCCCGTTCCTTCACCGGGATACGCGCATCCTCCACCATGGTGCCGAGATTCGCCCGGACATACTCCTCATACCCGGCACGGTCCGCGGCCTCCACCCAGACCCGGTTCACGCCCAGATCCAGAAGGCGTTGGCGATGCGTTTCAGTGAACCCTTCCCCCCGGGGCGCGTAGAGCACCATGCGGCCTTTGCGCTTGAGGTACACGGAAAAACCGCCCAAGGTTCCCGGCACCACAAGGTGCGGGGAAACCTGGAAGTACGTTGTTTTCCCTTTGGGCGATGCCGCTTGCGATCGTGTCATACGCTTTCTCGCTTTGCTGCCGCACAGGGGACCGGGACGGTATCATACATAGATAGGGCAAACGCTGTTCGGCGGCCCGGCTGTCTGCTGGAGACCCGTGGCTTTCCGTCCCCTCCTCGCGGCGGGTTTGGCTTTGTCGATCGTCTGAAGATAGTCCAGGGAGGAAAGCAGCGTCAACGAAGAATGAACCGTTCCGGTCCCCTTCAATAATACACCAGAGGAATGATCCAGCGGATCCAGACCGCCATGAGCACGGCCCCGGCTATATTCAAGGCCAACCCCAGGGCAAGCATGATCCGCAAACGCACACCGCGCATTTCCCCAAAGGCCAATGCATTGCAGGGCGTGGCCACCGGGGTCATAAAGGCGCAGGTGGAAGCCAGGGAAACGGCCAGCATGAGCAGTAGCGGCTCCACGGCATTTTCCTGAGCCAGGAGGTAGGCCAGGGGGAAAAACGCGGCCGACACCACGGTGTTGCTGAACACCTCCGTGAGCAGGATCACCAGCAGAATTGTAAAGAAAATCAGTACGAATCCGTTCACATGAAGTTGCCCGAGACGCGGCAGGAGCCGGGCTGCATACTCGTCCAGGCCCGTAAGTTTGACGGCCACGGCCAGGGCCAGCAACACCCCCAGGAAAGCCAGCCCACGCTTGGGTACTCCCTGGAATACATCGCGCAGACGCAGCAACGGAGCGCTGGTACCCTGGCAGGGCGTGGACGCACGAAAAAACGTCAAAAACACAAACCAGCAAAAAAAGCCCGTTCCCAGGGCCGGTTCCCACCGCGTCCACCAGGGCCAGACCTCCGCCGCCACCGAACTGAATATCCAAAAAACCAAAAAGAGGACGAACAATGCGCCTCCGGACCGTTGCCAGGGGGTCAACGGCCGGGGTTGCACCGGATCCGCATTCCGGACAGGCACACCCCGCGGCAGGGCGAACAGGGTTAGCAGCGTCCACCCCAAGAACAAAAACAGCAGCACCAAAGGAAGGGACCAGACAAACCAATTGGCAAATCCGATCAATTCGCGCCCCGGAACATCCAGATAATCCATGGTCCCGATGAGCATCAGATTGGCCGGGGAACCGATGAGCGACCCCATGCCCCCGATATTGGCGCCATAGATGGCGGCCAGGGCCAACGGTGTGGTCAGACCGACCCCGCTCCGCTGCCGAAACTCCTGTTCCAACGCCACCAGAGCCGGAAGCATGGTCAGCATGGTCACGGCGTTGGGGATCACCAAAGAAAGCAGCGCGGCCGCGGACATCA includes the following:
- a CDS encoding HD-GYP domain-containing protein; protein product: MTRSQAASPKGKTTYFQVSPHLVVPGTLGGFSVYLKRKGRMVLYAPRGEGFTETHRQRLLDLGVNRVWVEAADRAGYEEYVRANLGTMVEDARIPVKERAEAWCGASETMIREMLAEDAPDEQLIMRFARVRTLLRNTLKFFSDPDTLRELGRFLRAGFDAHRHGLSVMVLNAAVLETYDGLPDRLLHACCAGAVLHDIGKTRLEGALRTADPQDLDQEQLSVWKTHPSVGVSVCSRLSLEQETLQCILFHHEREDGSGFPSGGRGEDLPFYPRVLGLCNAYDDLVRGGPVRPGLSAFDALCRIKEERGAYDSDMLRRLITVLSKAELV
- a CDS encoding SLC13 family permease codes for the protein MEYLAEPLAYLWKRLPLLLLFCNAYLVYRLLDVTGLTGVFVRRTLRRVAGADGGGLPRLLWAVMSAAALLSLVIPNAVTMLTMLPALVALEQEFRQRSGVGLTTPLALAAIYGANIGGMGSLIGSPANLMLIGTMDYLDVPGRELIGFANWFVWSLPLVLLFLFLGWTLLTLFALPRGVPVRNADPVQPRPLTPWQRSGGALFVLFLVFWIFSSVAAEVWPWWTRWEPALGTGFFCWFVFLTFFRASTPCQGTSAPLLRLRDVFQGVPKRGLAFLGVLLALAVAVKLTGLDEYAARLLPRLGQLHVNGFVLIFFTILLVILLTEVFSNTVVSAAFFPLAYLLAQENAVEPLLLMLAVSLASTCAFMTPVATPCNALAFGEMRGVRLRIMLALGLALNIAGAVLMAVWIRWIIPLVYY